From Triticum aestivum cultivar Chinese Spring chromosome 4A, IWGSC CS RefSeq v2.1, whole genome shotgun sequence, a single genomic window includes:
- the LOC123086075 gene encoding pre-mRNA-processing factor 17, translated as MDLLQSSYAPGDASSPEDESLSSPDTSPLRLPSKSAAPAVDETALALSAAATSTSRPIDPSLHLIPFNPTADQLWAPVLGPQHPHAPISSASGHRNHKLGHVEDAALLPFLFDEQYNTFHRFGYASDPSGLHIIGDAQPQAPDLDTVYNLPPSEHKRRRIQSREENHEPLPPEAQNPASDEWVVHNKKSPWAGNREGPPVELTDEQRQYAEAHAAKKAEKEARGEGKEKTEVVVKSTFHGKEEKDYQGRSWITPPKDAKATNERCYIPKRCVHEWVGHTKGVSAIRFSPKYGHLLLSASMDCKIKIWDVLESKTCMRTYMGHSKAVRDISFSNDGSKFLSAGYDRNIQYWDTETGQVISTFSTGKVPYVVKLNPDEDKQHILLAGMSDKKIVQWDMKSGQITQEYDQHLGAVNTITFVDNNRRFVTSSDDKSLRVWEFGIPVVIKYISEPHMHSMPSIAVHPNSNWLAAQSLDNQILIYSTKERFQLNKKKRFAGHIVAGYACQVSFSPDGRFVMSGDGEGSCWFWDWKSCRRFKTLKCHNGVCIGCEWHPLETSKVATCGWDGVIKYWD; from the exons ATGGATCTCCTCCAGTCCTCGTACGCGCCTGGTGACGCATCCTCGCCGGAGGACGAGTCGCTCTCCTCCCCGGACACCTCCCCACTCCGCCTCCCCTCCAagtccgccgcccccgccgtcgatgAGACAGCGCTCGCGCTATCCGCCGCCGCCACTTCCACCTCCCGTCCTATCGACCCCTCCCTCCACCTCATCCCCTTCAACCCCACCGCCGACCAGCTCTGGGCGCCCGTCCTCGGTCCTCAGCACCCCCACGCGCCTATCTCATCCGCATCTGGTCACCGTAACCACAAGCTCGGTCATGTCGAAGACGCAGCGCTCCTCCCCTTCCTCTTCGACGAGCAGTATAACACTTTCCATCGCTTCGGCTACGCATCTGACCCCTCCGGCCTCCACATCATCGGCGACGCGCAGCCACAGGCGCCCGACCTCGACACCGTCTACAACCTCCCTCCTTCTGAGCACAAGCGCCGCCGCATCCAATCCAGGGAGGAAAACCACGAGCCCCTCCCCCCAGAGGCCCAAAACCCTGCATCCGACGAGTGGGTCGTGCACAACAAAAAGAGTCCCTGGGCTGGCAATCGGGAGGGCCCGCCTGTGGAGCTCACGGACGAGCAGAGACAGTACGCCGAGGCACATGCGGCCAAGAAGGCTGAGAAGGAGGCACGAGGTGAAGGGAAGGAGAAAACAGAGGTGGTGGTCAAGAGCACCTTCCATGggaaggaggagaaggactacCAGGGACGATCGTGGATCACTCCACCCAAGGATGCCAAGGCGACCAACGAGCGCTGTTATATTCCCAAGAGGTGTGTACACGAGTGGGTTGGACACACCAAGGGGGTCTCAGCGATCAGATTTTCTCCCAAGTATGGCCATCTATTGCTGTCTGCAAGTATGGATTGTAAGATTAAAATCTGGGACGTGCTTGAGTCGAAGACATGTATGCGGACGTACATGGGGCACTCCAAGGCGGTACGGGATATATCGTTCTCTAATGACGGTAGTAAGTTCTTGAGTGCTGGCTATGACCGGAATATTCAGTATTGGGATACTGAAACTGGGCAGGTGATCTCGACCTTCTCTACTGGTAAGGTACCTTATGTCGTGAAGCTCAATCCTGATGAAGATAAGCAGCATATTCTCCTTGCTGGGATGAGTGACAAGAAGATCGTGCAGTGGGATATGAAGTCAGGGCAGATCACACAGGAATATGATCAGCACTTGGGGGCGGTGAACACTATTACCTTTGTAGATAATAATAGGAGGTTTGTGACATCTAGCGATGACAAGTCTCTTCGTGTGTGGGAGTTTGGCATCCCTGTAGTTATTAAGTATATCAGTGAGCCGCACATGCACTCCATGCCGTCTATTGCAGTACACCCAAACTCTAACTGGCTGGCAGCACAGAGCTTGGACAATCAGATACTGATATACAGCACGAAGGAAAGGTTTCAACTTAATAAGAAGAAAAGGTTTGCAGGCCACATTGTGGCAGGTTATGCTTGTCAGGTGAGCTTCTCTCCTGATGGGAGGTTTGTGATGTCAGGAGACGGTGAAGGTAGTTGCTGGTTCTGGGACTGGAAAAGCTGCAGGAGATTCAAGACATTGAAGTGCCACAATGGAGTTTGCATTGGATGTGAGTGGCATCCGTTGGAGACTAGCAAGGTTGCAACGTGTGGATGGGATGGTGTCATAAAATACTG GGATTAA